Sequence from the Drosophila innubila isolate TH190305 chromosome 3L unlocalized genomic scaffold, UK_Dinn_1.0 0_D_3L, whole genome shotgun sequence genome:
CGCAACTATCGACTGCACATCGATAGTTAATTATCGATAATTgtgttgctctttttttttgtattttgtttttgtttttgtttttttttttattatttttacaatattttcaactttagGATCATAGAAgtaataacattaaataacatttttgcgTAATTCTAATATTTCTAAtgttcttttgttgttgtatttgttttgttgtggttgttgctgttgctgtcacactatgtggttgctgtggtgttgttgctgctgctgctgttgctgttgctactgctgGCGGTGGCACCACCTCCCGCCGCTGCACCCGCCGCATTGCATTGTATGAGGCCGCTGTGTTGCGTTGACTGCGCTGCCTGCGATGTGGCATGTTGCAGATGGGTTTGTGGATGCGGATGtccatgatgatgatggtgatggtggtgatgatgatgatgatgctgatgtgGTTGATAGTGATTCAAAttgtgattgttgctgttattgttgctaaaatttaaatgtaatgcGCCAGCGCCAtttgttgccactgttgccCCCGTTGCCGACGTTGCATCCAACGTTGCATGTTGTGTTGACGGCACTGCCGAGGTGCAGTAACGTGTTGTATCACCAAATTCACCGCTCGTCAAATCGCCCAGTATGCCACCCAATAAGTTACCGCTGCCAAGTGGTTTTCCACCCGCCCCAGCCTCCGGCTGTGTACAAATTGGCGGCGCAGCGGCATCGCCATCGATCAATGATGgcgttgctgatgttgttgttgctgttgttgttgtgttgccgCTGGTGCTATGTTGTTGCGAATTGACATGCAACGCCTCTGCAGAtgaattgctgttgttgctgctgttgttgtgctgttgttgctgctgctgctgcaactgttcGCAGTTGGAACTGTTGTTAGtttctgttgcagttgttgctgttgcatctTGTCCACAAACACTAGTGTTGTCATCGGTGAGACGCAGCGCCACCTCCAGATCACGCAACACGTCCGTCTCCTTCTCGTCAATCAGATTGAAGCGGCGATGCAAGGCCGTGAGGTGCATGAACGTCAAATTTAAATGGGTGTGCAAGCCGAGCAGCGCGATTTCTCTGAAATGCGCCGCATACAGATGCGCTATCACATGAAATTGCAAGCGTAATATTTTCCGGGCTATCGATTCGAACGATCCTGGGAATTCGTTCGCGTATTTGGTTGGAAATATCGACTCATCGCTGACCGTCTTCTGTGTGAAGGTCATCACATAGTCAATATATTGCGGCGCTGCGACCCGCGTCTTCTTCCCCTTCTCATCGAACCATAAGTACGTTCtgcaataaatacaattatattagTCAAAGGTATATAAACAAGTTAATAGATTGCTTGATCCTCTTACCTGTTGCCTGGTCCGGTCATGTCTGCGCAACCGGATTGTGTACAAAATTCACTAATAGTTCCATAGACCAAGTTCACATGCTCGAAGAGAGCCAAAGCTGTAAGAAACATTTAAACAGAGCATTAATGCAAAGATTTAATGAAACGAAAGGATATTAGAGAATCAGGAGACAGTTGAAAGACCGAGAGGTTAtagaaaacaaagaaagaatgagagagaaacaagaaagaaaagaaaattaatataagGGAGAATGGAACTGTAAAATAGTTGAAGTAAAATTAATAGagttataaaactttttcgggaaaaaagcagaaaaagtcaaaacacttttaataaaccGCAAATTTCGCATTAAATGGTGAAACAAATAACTAGATAGGTAGAGAAGAAGTCTCTTATCATAATCAACTGCAGATCGATTGCAAATATGTGTCAAACTTGACATTTAAACAGCCGTTTAATAAGCAAAGAGGCTTCTTATCGATTAGAAGTTCAATTTTAAGACAACAATGAAGAcagataaaaagaaaaatcaggGAGTATGATATTACGTCAGACGAAATTGCATTCTCAGCGCTGTTTGAGCAGACAGCGGGGGAGAGGTAAATAACCCATTGGATGAGCTCATTTTCCACTGAGAGGGGTAGGGGTAAAGAGAGATATGAAGTCAACTGGCGAATTCTTTTGTTTCTCAGATGACGACATTACAAAACCTCTCCTCGAACCAATCacaatattattaagaaaattgtatGTAAAACAGAAGAGGGGTTAAAGAATAATGTACGATACAAATTGCTGAAACATTGCCAATTATTTACAACCAACAACGCTGCAAGCCATTTCTATTTGCGTATCTATAATTTTTCAACAGATTAACAATAAACCAACCAGATGATGTAATTTCTGACAAATTTGGTTAACAGACGATGATGTAAGGGGgtaagcaattaattaaaagtaccCCCCATTGATTGACTAACTAACCAACAGCTGGTATCACTAAGCACCCAAAAGAGGGGGGCTTAGTTAATCAATGATTTAATTTAGCAAAGCTCTACatgtcttaattttttaagggAGGTTGCGGTCTAACATCCTTTAACGTTTTAAGACTTTCAAAACTTTAGCTAAAGTTTTACTTTCTCATTCAATTCTGTACACTTTCTTTTTACACTCAGTCCTTTAAATATAAAcgattttaagctttaaaatatgcTTTATAGAACTTTtccatatttcttttatatttttgaatagatAAAATAGAGATACTTgagtttgtatttgtaattgtcACTATCTTAGTTTCTTAAAGTCTCATAGCAATTCTTCTTTCTATTTTGTAATCTGTCTTGAGTATTTTTCCACTTCCACTTTGTCAGCTCTGTAAGCCGTGTTTAAAGATAGCTCTATTACAGCTTCCTGTTGTTGGCCCACATTGAGCACGTTTAGTTGGCCAAGTTTGTGTAATCAGTCAATGCTCTCTCTAccattctttttctttctttttaaataagtcaCGAGGGACTAGACTCTATCAAATTTCGAAAGCAAGCGATAACAATAGagatgtaaataaatcaaaattgaaaatgaattggATTGGATTTCTAAAGATACTCACTGTGTGAGGCCAGCCATTCATTGTAGTCCAAGCCAGCTGGAAGATCGACAAGGGCTTTGAGATCAGCTTCAGGTAGTTTACGTTCTAGGACGCTCTCCTCCAAATACAATTTGGTATCTGTTGAATTTTGATCGCCATCGCGTTCTTTGCGACGCGCTTTTCTGCAAAGAcacaaagaaaagaagaagaaaagttcgaattaattaaagaattcaATAGTTGAATGGGGAAAAGACCGTGTGATTGGTTCTCACCCAGCTACGCATAGAAAAGTGTCAACCGAATCCTGCGCATAGCGATACAGGGTGCCTATGGTATCACCGATTTTGGCGGGTATCGTTGTCACTTGCCACATAAATCGTGCGGTTCGCAACAGACATTTAATCACAAATGATGCAGGTGCGGGAggaactgttgttgttgttgttgttgtcgttgttgttgctcttgtctTTGACTTTTCAGATTTGCTATCGAATTTGTTATCGATTATGGATTGCGTTTCgtattctataatttttggCAACTTGTGATTTGGCAATTCtttcatgttttatttattctattttaaatgtagGCATTTTTCACTCTTTCTGCTTccgacaacaactgcaaaatgGGAAAACGTAAGCGTAACCGTAGCCGTACCACAAAACCCCGTAATCTACGGCCAACGTTATCGCCCGAACAAAACCGACAAACAATCGACTCTAACGACCGTCGTGCCCATGGACAAAATGCCACTGCCCCTGGCATTACGGAATATACGACTACATATAGTAATTTAACTTCTGTATATGCTGACTTCTTGATAGCGCTCTCTATGCTctcttctccctctctctctcgctgct
This genomic interval carries:
- the LOC117788981 gene encoding MOB kinase activator-like 2 isoform X6 encodes the protein MRSIIDYTQIKARRKERDGDQNSTDTKLYLEESVLERKLPEADLKALVDLPAGLDYNEWLASHTLALFEHVNLVYGTISEFCTQSGCADMTGPGNRTYLWFDEKGKKTRVAAPQYIDYVMTFTQKTVSDESIFPTKYANEFPGSFESIARKILRLQFHVIAHLYAAHFREIALLGLHTHLNLTFMHLTALHRRFNLIDEKETDVLRDLEVALRLTDDNTSVCGQDATATTATETNNSSNCEQLQQQQQQQHNNSSNNSNSSAEALHVNSQQHSTSGNTTTTATTTSATPSLIDGDAAAPPICTQPEAGAGGKPLGSGNLLGGILGDLTSGEFGDTTRYCTSAVPSTQHATLDATSATGATVATNGAGALHLNFSNNNSNNHNLNHYQPHQHHHHHHHHHHHHHGHPHPQTHLQHATSQAAQSTQHSGLIQCNAAGAAAGGGATASSSNSNSSSSNNTTATT
- the LOC117788981 gene encoding MOB kinase activator-like 2 isoform X5; this encodes MKELPNHKLPKIIEYETQSIIDNKFDSKSEKSKTRATTTTTTTTTTVPPAPASFVIKCLLRTARFMWQVTTIPAKIGDTIGTLYRYAQDSVDTFLCVAGKARRKERDGDQNSTDTKLYLEESVLERKLPEADLKALVDLPAGLDYNEWLASHTLALFEHVNLVYGTISEFCTQSGCADMTGPGNRTYLWFDEKGKKTRVAAPQYIDYVMTFTQKTVSDESIFPTKYANEFPGSFESIARKILRLQFHVIAHLYAAHFREIALLGLHTHLNLTFMHLTALHRRFNLIDEKETDVLRDLEVALRLTDDNTSVCGQDATATTATETNNSSNCEQLQQQQQQQHNNSSNNSNSSAEALHVNSQQHSTSGNTTTTATTTSATPSLIDGDAAAPPICTQPEAGAGGKPLGSGNLLGGILGDLTSGEFGDTTRYCTSAVPSTQHATLDATSATGATVATNGAGALHLNFSNNNSNNHNLNHYQPHQHHHHHHHHHHHHHGHPHPQTHLQHATSQAAQSTQHSGLIQCNAAGAAAGGGATASSSNSNSSSSNNTTATT
- the LOC117788981 gene encoding MOB kinase activator-like 2 isoform X1; this encodes MLRAPTQHIVELGFGATAAAATATSEKQQRKSLLQKLKQQKLYKPLTATAAATAAQTEAQETNQKRAAIVAADYYFKQQKQTSEKCLLLLATTINADEQQQQKKKKKEHTSYSFAAALRRNKKPKTTTTTIAAAVTATATTTTTTATITDDDSSSNQSCRSINSNSNSNKNNNSLSNQNNNSNSHTHYKNSKNCNSSNNNYISNYNFKTSEQQAWKTTAAPTTTQQQLLINRHSSNRLNNIHNNSNNNNMSPTSQAPTRTSLFDSCHRKIRLIGGGPVAFLGGLVAKARRKERDGDQNSTDTKLYLEESVLERKLPEADLKALVDLPAGLDYNEWLASHTLALFEHVNLVYGTISEFCTQSGCADMTGPGNRTYLWFDEKGKKTRVAAPQYIDYVMTFTQKTVSDESIFPTKYANEFPGSFESIARKILRLQFHVIAHLYAAHFREIALLGLHTHLNLTFMHLTALHRRFNLIDEKETDVLRDLEVALRLTDDNTSVCGQDATATTATETNNSSNCEQLQQQQQQQHNNSSNNSNSSAEALHVNSQQHSTSGNTTTTATTTSATPSLIDGDAAAPPICTQPEAGAGGKPLGSGNLLGGILGDLTSGEFGDTTRYCTSAVPSTQHATLDATSATGATVATNGAGALHLNFSNNNSNNHNLNHYQPHQHHHHHHHHHHHHHGHPHPQTHLQHATSQAAQSTQHSGLIQCNAAGAAAGGGATASSSNSNSSSSNNTTATT
- the LOC117788981 gene encoding MOB kinase activator-like 2 isoform X3; this encodes MLRAPTQHIVELGFGATAAAATATSEKQQRKSLLQKLKQQKLYKPLTATAAATAAQTEAQETNQKRAAIVAADYYFKQQKQTSEKCLLLLATTINADEQQQQKKKKKEHTSYSFAAALRRNKKPKTTTTTIAAAVTTTQQQLLINRHSSNRLNNIHNNSNNNNMSPTSQAPTRTSLFDSCHRKIRLIGGGPVAFLGGLVAKARRKERDGDQNSTDTKLYLEESVLERKLPEADLKALVDLPAGLDYNEWLASHTLALFEHVNLVYGTISEFCTQSGCADMTGPGNRTYLWFDEKGKKTRVAAPQYIDYVMTFTQKTVSDESIFPTKYANEFPGSFESIARKILRLQFHVIAHLYAAHFREIALLGLHTHLNLTFMHLTALHRRFNLIDEKETDVLRDLEVALRLTDDNTSVCGQDATATTATETNNSSNCEQLQQQQQQQHNNSSNNSNSSAEALHVNSQQHSTSGNTTTTATTTSATPSLIDGDAAAPPICTQPEAGAGGKPLGSGNLLGGILGDLTSGEFGDTTRYCTSAVPSTQHATLDATSATGATVATNGAGALHLNFSNNNSNNHNLNHYQPHQHHHHHHHHHHHHHGHPHPQTHLQHATSQAAQSTQHSGLIQCNAAGAAAGGGATASSSNSNSSSSNNTTATT
- the LOC117788981 gene encoding MOB kinase activator-like 2 isoform X2; this encodes MLRAPTQHIVELGFGATAAAATAATAAQTEAQETNQKRAAIVAADYYFKQQKQTSEKCLLLLATTINADEQQQQKKKKKEHTSYSFAAALRRNKKPKTTTTTIAAAVTATATTTTTTATITDDDSSSNQSCRSINSNSNSNKNNNSLSNQNNNSNSHTHYKNSKNCNSSNNNYISNYNFKTSEQQAWKTTAAPTTTQQQLLINRHSSNRLNNIHNNSNNNNMSPTSQAPTRTSLFDSCHRKIRLIGGGPVAFLGGLVAKARRKERDGDQNSTDTKLYLEESVLERKLPEADLKALVDLPAGLDYNEWLASHTLALFEHVNLVYGTISEFCTQSGCADMTGPGNRTYLWFDEKGKKTRVAAPQYIDYVMTFTQKTVSDESIFPTKYANEFPGSFESIARKILRLQFHVIAHLYAAHFREIALLGLHTHLNLTFMHLTALHRRFNLIDEKETDVLRDLEVALRLTDDNTSVCGQDATATTATETNNSSNCEQLQQQQQQQHNNSSNNSNSSAEALHVNSQQHSTSGNTTTTATTTSATPSLIDGDAAAPPICTQPEAGAGGKPLGSGNLLGGILGDLTSGEFGDTTRYCTSAVPSTQHATLDATSATGATVATNGAGALHLNFSNNNSNNHNLNHYQPHQHHHHHHHHHHHHHGHPHPQTHLQHATSQAAQSTQHSGLIQCNAAGAAAGGGATASSSNSNSSSSNNTTATT
- the LOC117788981 gene encoding MOB kinase activator-like 2 isoform X4, producing the protein MNWAISNLTGGNRVSRALLVRYSSVPLADDGTSTPAATTPRSSTSHSSLSSTFAATFARHVPRQQNNNNNGNSNNNNNNSSNNTIGAAGGGASVASGAASNPSTQLSLPLDVEETVTCFCRKARRKERDGDQNSTDTKLYLEESVLERKLPEADLKALVDLPAGLDYNEWLASHTLALFEHVNLVYGTISEFCTQSGCADMTGPGNRTYLWFDEKGKKTRVAAPQYIDYVMTFTQKTVSDESIFPTKYANEFPGSFESIARKILRLQFHVIAHLYAAHFREIALLGLHTHLNLTFMHLTALHRRFNLIDEKETDVLRDLEVALRLTDDNTSVCGQDATATTATETNNSSNCEQLQQQQQQQHNNSSNNSNSSAEALHVNSQQHSTSGNTTTTATTTSATPSLIDGDAAAPPICTQPEAGAGGKPLGSGNLLGGILGDLTSGEFGDTTRYCTSAVPSTQHATLDATSATGATVATNGAGALHLNFSNNNSNNHNLNHYQPHQHHHHHHHHHHHHHGHPHPQTHLQHATSQAAQSTQHSGLIQCNAAGAAAGGGATASSSNSNSSSSNNTTATT
- the LOC117788981 gene encoding MOB kinase activator-like 2 isoform X7 translates to MGKARRKERDGDQNSTDTKLYLEESVLERKLPEADLKALVDLPAGLDYNEWLASHTLALFEHVNLVYGTISEFCTQSGCADMTGPGNRTYLWFDEKGKKTRVAAPQYIDYVMTFTQKTVSDESIFPTKYANEFPGSFESIARKILRLQFHVIAHLYAAHFREIALLGLHTHLNLTFMHLTALHRRFNLIDEKETDVLRDLEVALRLTDDNTSVCGQDATATTATETNNSSNCEQLQQQQQQQHNNSSNNSNSSAEALHVNSQQHSTSGNTTTTATTTSATPSLIDGDAAAPPICTQPEAGAGGKPLGSGNLLGGILGDLTSGEFGDTTRYCTSAVPSTQHATLDATSATGATVATNGAGALHLNFSNNNSNNHNLNHYQPHQHHHHHHHHHHHHHGHPHPQTHLQHATSQAAQSTQHSGLIQCNAAGAAAGGGATASSSNSNSSSSNNTTATT